GGCGGAGGCGACGTGACCTTCGCGCTGGCGGGGCCGCTGAAGCAGGGATACGGCATCGCCACCAAGCAGGGCGCCGACCTGGCGGTGAAGGAGATCAACGCCGCCGGGGGGATCAACGGCCGCAACCTGGTGCTGCTGGCCCGCGACGACGGCGCCGACGCGCACACCGCCATCTCCATCGCCGCCGAGCTGGTGCGCGACGCCAAGGTGGTGGCGCTGGCCGGGCCGGTGAACTCGGGGACGACCATCGCCTCGGCGCCCCTCTACAACGGCGAGTCCGACAGCGTGCGCGGCCGGCTCCCCGAGGTGGCGACCACGGCCACCTCGCCCGCCGTGAGCCGGCTGGGCGACTGGACCTACCGCGTGGCCTCGTCGGACTCGGCCAACGCGGTGGCGCTGGCGGCCACGGCGCGGGGGATGGCGCAGAACGTGGCCATCCTGTACACCAACGACGACTACGGCCGCGGGCTGGCGGGAAGCTTTCGCGACGCGCTGCTGAAGGCGGGCGGCACGGTGGCCGAGTACGACCCGTTCAACGACTCGACCGCCGACTTCTCGCCCTACCTGAAGCGGATGCAGTCGCGCGGGGTGCAGGTGGTGTTCATCGCCGGGCTGGACGTGGCCGGGGGGATCATCATCCGCCAGGCGCGGCAGCTGGGGATGCAGGCCCGCTTCATCGGCGGCGACGGGCTGGTCCCCCTGGCCGGGCAGGGGCCGACGTACGACGGGACGCTCGTCGGCCTCCTCTATCACCCCGCCGCGAACGACCGCGCGAAGGCCTTCGCCGCCGCGTACCGGCAGGCGTACGGGAGCGACCCCGACCCCTTCGCCGCGGCGGCGTACGACGCGGTGAACCTGCTGGCGGCGGCCGCGAAGGCGAACGGCGCGTCGCGAGAGGGGATCCAGCGCTATCTCCACACGCTCGGGCAGCCCGGCGGCGCGCAGGCGTTCCAGGGCGCCACGGGCGAGATCCGCTTCGACCGGAACGGCGACCCCGAGCAGAAGGCGTTCGCCGTGGGCGTCATCACGAACGGAACCATCCAGCTTAGCAACGGCACTCGATGAGCACTCGCGCCAACCGGTCCGGCTTCTTCCAGTCGATCCGGGACCGCCTGATCTGGGGCGGCGCGTTCCTGGTGATCCTGATCACCGCGGGCGCGCTGGGAAGCCTGTGGACGGTGAGCCAGCTGACCGGCCGCATGGACGAGCGGCTGGGATCCCTGCGCCGCAGCACCGAGATCGGCAGCTCGCTGGAGTCGCTGATCCTGAACCAGATCGCCGCGGGCGAGCGCTACCTGGTGACGCCCAGCCCCGACAT
The nucleotide sequence above comes from Longimicrobium sp.. Encoded proteins:
- a CDS encoding branched-chain amino acid ABC transporter substrate-binding protein translates to MLALALALGGCKGAGGGGDVTFALAGPLKQGYGIATKQGADLAVKEINAAGGINGRNLVLLARDDGADAHTAISIAAELVRDAKVVALAGPVNSGTTIASAPLYNGESDSVRGRLPEVATTATSPAVSRLGDWTYRVASSDSANAVALAATARGMAQNVAILYTNDDYGRGLAGSFRDALLKAGGTVAEYDPFNDSTADFSPYLKRMQSRGVQVVFIAGLDVAGGIIIRQARQLGMQARFIGGDGLVPLAGQGPTYDGTLVGLLYHPAANDRAKAFAAAYRQAYGSDPDPFAAAAYDAVNLLAAAAKANGASREGIQRYLHTLGQPGGAQAFQGATGEIRFDRNGDPEQKAFAVGVITNGTIQLSNGTR